In Acaryochloris marina S15, a single genomic region encodes these proteins:
- a CDS encoding lipopolysaccharide assembly protein LapB, translating into MRLLSTSILLILGVGVIIPEQVNSPVHAEPVAQVNKDRQLFQLFKKGKELVEANNLDMALQAYRQATLLDTKNPRIFSAIGYIQAQRKDFARSVEAYKKAIALDGKNANFHYALGYSLGNLGQNDQAAAAYQKVIELEPKNVRAYEGLAVIYSRQQKYDEAFQNFQKVIEINPKNGGAYNSIGLIHLKRNQVEPAATNLKKAATLSPKNGEIQMNLALAYAAQGKTKEGLAALDKAVKLDPRNPKVHLRTGQLLQSQGNNERALAAYKQALQHDKNLGAAHEGLGDVLMQKGDALGAVVAFRQAAKLEKRNPSAFYKLAKALIARNRHREAIPELRKARQLYQLQRQADGVKKVDALLKQLSVS; encoded by the coding sequence ATGCGCTTACTAAGCACCAGTATTTTGTTAATTCTGGGGGTTGGAGTCATCATTCCTGAACAGGTAAACAGCCCTGTCCATGCTGAACCTGTGGCCCAGGTGAATAAAGATCGCCAACTTTTTCAGCTATTTAAGAAAGGTAAAGAGTTGGTGGAGGCCAATAATTTAGATATGGCCTTGCAGGCCTATCGACAAGCCACTCTGCTAGACACCAAAAACCCGCGTATATTTTCAGCGATTGGCTATATTCAGGCCCAAAGAAAGGATTTTGCCCGATCCGTCGAAGCTTATAAAAAAGCAATCGCCCTCGATGGTAAAAATGCCAATTTTCACTATGCCTTGGGATACAGCTTGGGCAACTTAGGCCAGAATGACCAAGCTGCGGCGGCCTATCAAAAAGTCATCGAACTGGAACCCAAAAATGTACGGGCCTATGAAGGCCTGGCCGTCATTTACAGTCGCCAACAGAAATATGACGAAGCGTTCCAAAACTTCCAAAAAGTGATCGAGATTAACCCCAAGAATGGCGGAGCCTACAACTCGATTGGGCTGATTCACTTGAAAAGGAATCAGGTGGAGCCTGCCGCTACTAATTTGAAAAAAGCCGCCACTTTGTCTCCCAAGAATGGCGAAATTCAGATGAATCTGGCTTTGGCCTATGCCGCTCAAGGCAAAACGAAAGAAGGATTAGCAGCCCTAGATAAAGCAGTCAAATTAGATCCAAGAAACCCCAAGGTCCATTTGCGGACAGGACAGCTGTTGCAGAGCCAGGGAAACAACGAGCGAGCCTTAGCGGCCTATAAACAGGCGTTGCAGCATGACAAGAATTTAGGGGCAGCCCATGAAGGTCTGGGGGATGTATTGATGCAAAAGGGGGATGCCTTAGGGGCTGTGGTTGCCTTTCGTCAGGCAGCTAAGCTAGAAAAGCGTAATCCCAGCGCCTTTTATAAATTAGCGAAAGCGCTCATTGCCCGGAACCGCCATCGGGAAGCCATTCCTGAATTACGCAAAGCCCGTCAGCTGTACCAACTTCAGCGCCAAGCCGATGGGGTTAAGAAAGTGGATGCCTTGTTAAAACAGTTATCGGTCAGTTAA
- a CDS encoding elongation factor G produces the protein MNSFRNIALVGPYSSGKTTLLESLLHVTEVTTRKGSIKEGNTVGDASAEARERQMSTEVTAASFEHGGLSFTFLDCPGSVELLQETLNCLVGVDAAVVVCEPEPEKVLTLAPLFQTLDEWEIPHLVFINKMDRANAPFSEVLDALKQVSSRPLVLHQYPIGQNEDLQGFIDLVSEQAFHYHPDSPADPIPLPAELADQEKAAHTEMLEALADFDDHLLEELLEDIEPPQSEVLQDLKTELGADLIVPVFIGVAEAGFGIRPLLDALEKEAPDANDTAQSRELEPSSDRLVAQVLKNYFSPQGGKLSLVRVWQGTLTEGMTLNQVRVGGIYRLLGQQQQSLTQAKAGDIVALSRLDGAKTGDTLVVVNGVAPPDLPTAQQLEPVYSLAISPRDRKDEVKLSGAISKLLEEDPSLSWEHRDTTHEIVLWGQGDIHLQIATDRLQRKHKLPIKTHTPHVPYMESIRKSASSHGRYKHQTGGHGQYGDVQLDIKPKARGEGFSFKDTIVGGVVPRQYIPGVEMGVREFLQHGVLGFPIVDIDVTLTDGSYHSVDSSEQAFKQAARIAMQSGLPNCQPVLLEPIERVTLSTPTEFTSKVLRLISNHRGQVLGYEGKADWDSWDEISAYLPMAEMQSLIIELRSLTQGVGFFNWRDDHLEEVPDKVAERVLARVETEV, from the coding sequence ATGAATAGTTTCCGAAATATTGCCCTGGTGGGTCCCTATTCCAGTGGCAAAACAACGCTCCTCGAAAGTTTACTCCATGTCACGGAGGTCACCACCCGAAAAGGGTCCATAAAAGAAGGCAACACCGTGGGGGATGCAAGCGCTGAAGCCCGGGAACGCCAAATGAGTACAGAAGTAACGGCTGCCAGTTTTGAACATGGCGGCCTTTCTTTTACTTTTTTAGACTGCCCAGGTTCTGTCGAGTTATTGCAAGAAACCCTAAACTGTCTGGTTGGGGTTGATGCTGCTGTAGTGGTGTGTGAGCCTGAACCCGAGAAAGTCCTCACCCTGGCTCCCTTATTTCAAACCCTGGATGAATGGGAAATTCCCCATCTGGTGTTTATCAATAAAATGGATCGTGCCAACGCTCCCTTTAGCGAAGTCTTAGATGCTCTCAAGCAAGTCTCCAGCCGTCCTCTGGTCCTTCATCAATACCCCATTGGCCAAAACGAAGACCTTCAGGGATTTATTGATCTCGTTTCTGAACAAGCTTTCCATTACCATCCCGACTCCCCTGCGGACCCGATACCTTTACCTGCAGAACTGGCGGATCAGGAAAAAGCGGCCCATACAGAAATGTTGGAAGCGTTAGCTGATTTTGATGATCATCTTTTAGAAGAACTCTTAGAAGATATTGAGCCACCCCAATCCGAAGTCTTACAAGATCTGAAAACAGAACTTGGGGCCGATTTAATTGTGCCGGTCTTTATAGGGGTCGCTGAGGCAGGATTTGGGATTCGTCCCCTACTAGACGCCCTTGAGAAGGAAGCACCCGATGCGAATGACACGGCTCAATCTCGTGAACTAGAACCCAGCTCAGATCGTCTGGTTGCCCAGGTATTGAAAAACTATTTCTCTCCTCAGGGCGGCAAACTATCCCTAGTGCGAGTGTGGCAAGGGACCCTGACCGAGGGGATGACCTTAAACCAAGTGCGAGTCGGTGGCATCTACCGTTTATTGGGACAACAGCAACAGAGTCTCACCCAAGCAAAGGCGGGAGACATTGTGGCCTTGAGCCGCTTAGATGGGGCCAAAACTGGGGATACCCTTGTTGTTGTTAATGGAGTTGCTCCTCCAGATTTACCGACGGCTCAGCAGCTTGAACCCGTCTATTCTCTAGCGATTTCCCCCAGAGATCGCAAAGATGAAGTCAAACTCAGCGGTGCCATTAGTAAGCTCTTGGAAGAAGACCCCAGTTTGAGTTGGGAGCATCGGGACACCACCCACGAAATTGTGCTGTGGGGGCAAGGGGATATCCACCTGCAAATTGCCACGGATCGGCTACAACGTAAACATAAGTTACCCATCAAAACCCATACCCCCCATGTCCCCTACATGGAAAGTATTCGCAAGTCAGCCTCTAGTCATGGCCGCTATAAGCACCAAACCGGTGGACATGGTCAATATGGAGATGTGCAGTTAGATATCAAACCGAAGGCGAGAGGAGAAGGCTTCAGCTTTAAGGACACCATTGTGGGAGGGGTGGTCCCTCGACAATATATCCCAGGTGTGGAGATGGGCGTTCGTGAATTCCTTCAGCATGGTGTGTTGGGTTTCCCCATCGTCGATATTGATGTCACCCTCACCGATGGCTCCTATCACTCGGTGGATAGCTCAGAACAGGCCTTTAAGCAGGCGGCACGGATTGCCATGCAGTCTGGACTTCCCAATTGCCAACCCGTACTCTTGGAACCTATTGAACGAGTGACCCTATCCACTCCGACAGAATTCACATCCAAGGTCCTGCGTTTAATCAGTAATCATCGCGGTCAGGTCTTAGGCTATGAAGGCAAGGCCGATTGGGACAGCTGGGATGAAATCTCGGCTTATTTGCCGATGGCAGAGATGCAAAGCTTGATTATTGAGTTGAGATCCCTCACCCAGGGGGTTGGCTTCTTTAATTGGCGAGACGATCATTTGGAAGAAGTGCCCGACAAAGTAGCCGAACGGGTTTTGGCAAGAGTCGAAACAGAAGTCTAG
- the murI gene encoding glutamate racemase, with protein sequence MRKRSEGDLDGIPSYVRRTTSAYSPQQLPIGVFDSGVGGLTVLKELQQQLPQESFLYFGDTANVPYGTRSQSEILGFVRQILRWMTSQPIKMAIMACNTSSALALDEVRAEFDIPILGIILPGARAAVKQGKRIGVIATPATVASKSYPQAIQEVNATAQVFQEACPEFVPLIEHNRIREPETLHIVHQHLKQLLQQGIDTLVYGCTHYPHLSGVIRQILPPHVKTVDPAVYITTAAKQELKLLQLQNGNPSPTTRFFVSGCPEQFAELSYQWLGFLPVVEKVVLPELASPQSVEAVEQI encoded by the coding sequence GTGCGGAAAAGAAGCGAAGGCGATCTCGATGGTATCCCCAGCTACGTTCGAAGAACTACAAGTGCTTATTCCCCCCAGCAATTACCTATAGGTGTCTTTGATAGCGGTGTGGGTGGTTTAACGGTTCTGAAGGAATTGCAGCAGCAGCTTCCTCAGGAGTCTTTTCTCTATTTTGGGGATACGGCGAATGTCCCCTATGGAACACGCTCTCAATCCGAAATTCTCGGATTTGTCCGCCAAATTTTGCGTTGGATGACATCTCAACCCATCAAGATGGCAATTATGGCCTGCAATACTAGCTCAGCATTAGCCTTAGATGAAGTGCGTGCTGAGTTTGATATTCCTATCTTAGGTATTATCCTGCCAGGGGCACGAGCAGCCGTTAAACAAGGGAAACGTATCGGCGTGATTGCAACGCCTGCCACAGTGGCGAGTAAAAGTTATCCGCAAGCGATTCAAGAGGTCAATGCCACTGCCCAGGTTTTCCAAGAGGCCTGCCCAGAATTTGTCCCTCTCATTGAACACAACCGCATTCGCGAACCTGAAACCCTCCACATTGTCCACCAACACTTAAAGCAACTTCTGCAACAAGGAATTGACACTCTTGTCTACGGATGTACCCATTACCCTCATTTGTCTGGTGTGATTCGACAAATTTTGCCACCCCACGTCAAAACCGTTGACCCGGCTGTGTATATCACTACCGCTGCAAAACAAGAGCTAAAGCTTCTCCAATTGCAGAACGGAAACCCCTCTCCAACGACTCGGTTCTTTGTCAGTGGTTGTCCCGAACAGTTTGCTGAGTTATCCTACCAATGGCTAGGGTTTCTGCCAGTCGTTGAGAAGGTTGTCTTGCCTGAACTCGCCTCACCACAATCTGTTGAGGCTGTTGAGCAGATTTAA
- a CDS encoding peptidylprolyl isomerase, with translation MYSLHSWLKRTALLLLTLAFSFGLSGPVWSAPLLSLSVLPTANAVKDGNSILRFALPIDEPYIRDIQNAVEGTTPQIRGKRWPEIRKGLGKAKRTLDFHRSDILAAVVTDQQGVAAEQLDLIGQALLELEDAVANKDIDQFNAIRKPLADRVGIIEEAMLTEFPFEVPEEYQNLPQLKGRATIAVTTSKGEMTMVVDGYSAPVTAGNFVDLVQRKFYDGLEFTRAEESYVVQTGDPDGPDAGFIDPSTGEYRAIPLEIMVKGDSEPIYGSTLEELGIYLDEPVLTFSSYGTMAMARPGDDANGGSSQFFFLLFEPELTPAGSNLLDGRYAVFGYVVEGQDVLGMIKPGDVIESARVIKGAENLV, from the coding sequence ATGTATAGTCTTCATTCTTGGTTGAAAAGAACAGCCCTGCTGCTGCTCACCCTCGCTTTTTCCTTTGGTCTATCAGGGCCAGTCTGGTCCGCCCCGCTTTTGTCGCTATCTGTTTTACCAACGGCTAATGCCGTGAAAGATGGCAATAGCATTCTGCGTTTTGCCCTACCCATTGATGAACCCTATATTCGGGATATTCAAAATGCTGTAGAGGGAACGACGCCCCAAATTCGCGGCAAACGATGGCCTGAAATTCGCAAAGGACTGGGCAAAGCGAAAAGAACCCTCGATTTTCACCGCTCCGATATTTTGGCGGCGGTTGTGACTGATCAACAAGGGGTTGCAGCCGAACAGTTAGATCTAATTGGTCAAGCGTTACTAGAATTAGAAGATGCTGTAGCGAACAAGGACATTGACCAGTTCAACGCCATTCGTAAACCTCTGGCGGATCGAGTGGGCATTATCGAAGAAGCGATGCTCACAGAGTTTCCCTTTGAGGTGCCTGAAGAATATCAAAATCTGCCTCAATTGAAAGGTCGAGCCACGATTGCTGTCACTACCAGTAAAGGTGAGATGACGATGGTGGTAGATGGCTATAGTGCTCCAGTGACAGCAGGGAACTTTGTCGATCTCGTTCAGCGCAAATTTTACGATGGCCTAGAGTTCACCCGGGCTGAAGAGTCTTATGTGGTTCAAACGGGCGATCCAGATGGTCCCGATGCAGGTTTCATCGATCCTAGCACTGGAGAATACCGGGCTATTCCTCTAGAAATCATGGTTAAGGGCGATTCTGAGCCGATTTATGGTTCTACTTTGGAAGAGCTGGGAATCTACCTAGATGAGCCAGTATTGACTTTCTCTTCCTACGGCACTATGGCAATGGCTCGGCCAGGCGATGATGCTAACGGCGGTTCTTCCCAGTTCTTTTTCTTGCTTTTTGAACCTGAACTAACGCCTGCTGGCTCAAATCTATTGGATGGTCGTTATGCGGTCTTTGGATACGTGGTGGAAGGCCAAGATGTGCTCGGTATGATTAAGCCCGGCGACGTGATTGAGTCTGCTCGGGTGATTAAAGGGGCTGAGAATCTAGTCTAA
- the thiL gene encoding thiamine-phosphate kinase, with translation MKNKNLGLTVAELGEQQLLQRLYRFCEPSMVGDDAAVLTPRSGHHLVVTTDMLVDGIHFSDRTTSPADVGWRSAAANLSDIAAMGASPLGLTISLGLPGTLPVSWLDQFYQGVADCLNTYGTAIIGGDLSRSSVITVSMTALGEVLPQEEILRSTAQPGDAIVVTGVHGAARAGLELLLHPDWGQTLSLTERLALQKAHQRPQPRLDVIQALQQFTPVPRATGMDSSDGLADAVLQICRASGVGAEIQQTQISIPDSCKNSQVLTSEQALEWALYGGEDFELVLCLPLSSAQKLVEKLDSTAVILGQIIAGNDIKLIRKDGTKYFLDLQKGYQHF, from the coding sequence ATGAAAAATAAAAACCTAGGTCTCACGGTGGCCGAGTTAGGTGAGCAACAGTTATTACAGCGGCTGTATCGGTTTTGTGAACCCAGTATGGTGGGCGATGATGCAGCGGTGCTCACCCCTCGTTCAGGACATCACCTTGTGGTGACGACGGATATGTTGGTGGATGGGATTCACTTTAGCGATCGCACCACGTCTCCCGCTGATGTCGGTTGGCGATCGGCTGCCGCAAATTTGTCGGATATCGCAGCTATGGGGGCTAGCCCTTTGGGGCTGACCATCAGTCTAGGCTTACCTGGAACATTACCTGTGAGCTGGCTCGATCAGTTTTATCAGGGGGTGGCCGATTGCTTAAACACCTATGGAACGGCCATTATTGGTGGAGATTTGAGTCGTTCTTCAGTCATTACCGTGAGCATGACGGCGTTAGGGGAGGTCTTGCCCCAGGAAGAAATTTTGCGCTCTACGGCTCAACCGGGAGATGCAATTGTGGTTACGGGTGTGCATGGTGCTGCTCGGGCTGGATTAGAACTCTTACTCCACCCGGATTGGGGACAGACATTGAGTCTTACAGAGCGATTAGCGCTACAGAAAGCCCATCAGCGTCCTCAACCCCGATTAGATGTGATTCAAGCGCTTCAACAATTCACACCTGTTCCTAGGGCGACAGGAATGGATAGTAGTGATGGTTTAGCGGATGCTGTTTTACAAATTTGTAGAGCTAGTGGAGTTGGGGCTGAGATCCAGCAAACTCAAATCTCGATACCCGATAGTTGTAAAAACTCTCAAGTTTTAACCTCAGAGCAAGCCCTAGAATGGGCGCTTTATGGGGGCGAAGATTTTGAGTTGGTTCTCTGTTTACCGCTATCCTCGGCACAGAAGTTGGTTGAAAAACTAGACTCAACAGCAGTGATTTTAGGTCAAATCATTGCTGGGAATGATATCAAGTTAATCAGAAAAGATGGGACAAAATATTTTTTAGATCTGCAAAAAGGCTATCAGCACTTTTGA
- a CDS encoding cytochrome P450, which produces MTTTAPAPTPSAPIPRVQVPTWLQTIRAIVNPIPYLENAQADYGDIFEGRSFGFPPFVILSYPDAIEQVFTTDPNLFDSVSGNRIISPITGDQGLLLLDGEAHKKRRKLVMPPFHGERMRAYGESMCAIATQVSQEWPQNQPFVMLSATQEITLRIILRTIFGIDNNERFQQLRQLLDEMLHTFDTSLGSSHLFLTGLQKDLGPWSLWGKFLRRRQAINALLLAEIQERRQQPLGQDILSLLLAARDEQGEPMSDTELRDELMTLLFAGHETTASALAWAFYWIHKVPEVRTKLLAELSAITPDTDPSEIAKMPYLSAVCSETLRIYPLVLFTFSRTLKQPLRVMGYDLPAGVMLTPCIYLVHHREDLYPNPDTFRPERFLERQFSPYEYFPFGGSNRRCLGYAFALFEMKLVLATILKQAPLQLVSSKSIQPVRRGITFTPAGGVPMLATR; this is translated from the coding sequence ATGACTACTACAGCGCCTGCCCCTACTCCGTCTGCGCCAATTCCTCGTGTTCAAGTGCCAACTTGGCTGCAAACGATTCGAGCCATAGTCAACCCCATTCCTTATTTGGAAAACGCCCAAGCCGATTATGGTGACATCTTTGAAGGTCGATCCTTTGGCTTCCCACCCTTTGTTATCCTCAGTTATCCTGATGCCATTGAGCAGGTCTTTACCACTGACCCCAATCTTTTCGATAGTGTCAGCGGCAACCGGATCATCTCTCCTATTACGGGCGATCAGGGCCTCCTTCTATTAGATGGGGAAGCCCACAAAAAACGGCGAAAACTGGTGATGCCCCCCTTTCATGGTGAGCGAATGCGGGCTTATGGTGAATCGATGTGTGCGATCGCAACTCAAGTATCGCAAGAATGGCCCCAAAATCAGCCCTTTGTGATGCTCTCAGCCACCCAAGAAATCACCCTTCGGATTATCCTTCGGACCATTTTTGGCATTGACAACAATGAACGCTTTCAGCAGCTGCGCCAGCTCTTGGACGAGATGCTCCATACCTTCGATACTTCCTTGGGGTCTAGCCATCTCTTTCTCACGGGTTTGCAAAAAGATTTAGGGCCTTGGAGTTTATGGGGAAAATTTTTACGTCGTCGTCAAGCCATTAATGCGCTTCTGCTCGCCGAAATTCAGGAAAGGCGCCAGCAGCCCTTGGGGCAAGATATTCTCAGCCTACTCCTGGCTGCCCGAGATGAGCAGGGAGAACCCATGAGCGATACCGAATTACGGGATGAGTTGATGACATTGCTCTTTGCTGGCCATGAAACTACCGCTTCTGCATTGGCTTGGGCCTTTTATTGGATTCATAAAGTTCCAGAAGTGCGAACTAAATTACTGGCAGAACTCAGTGCCATCACTCCAGATACTGACCCGAGTGAGATTGCTAAGATGCCCTATCTCAGTGCAGTCTGCTCAGAAACCTTGCGAATTTATCCGCTGGTGTTGTTTACCTTTAGCCGTACCCTCAAACAGCCCCTGCGAGTCATGGGATACGATCTGCCTGCAGGGGTAATGCTGACCCCCTGTATTTATCTGGTTCATCATCGTGAAGATCTCTACCCTAATCCCGATACCTTCCGGCCCGAACGGTTTTTGGAACGCCAGTTTTCACCCTATGAGTATTTCCCCTTTGGAGGGAGTAATCGACGCTGTTTAGGATACGCGTTTGCCTTATTTGAAATGAAATTAGTGCTGGCCACCATCCTCAAACAAGCGCCCTTGCAATTGGTTAGCTCCAAATCAATTCAACCTGTTCGGCGGGGAATCACCTTTACGCCAGCAGGAGGCGTACCCATGCTAGCTACTCGCTGA
- a CDS encoding tetratricopeptide repeat protein, which produces MFHIVVLATTGFWMYAIFDCIRNDPDRNIWIWLLLFFNYLGAVIYFATRMLPRMDTSSAPSYLKRWTKGRELRAAEAAVVNIGKSHQYVQLGNVLIEMSKVTQAEEAFQEAISKEPNHLDALWGLASVAASAKRWEDAQAYLQQILSLDPEYKRGDASLLLGKVLVASEQRELAKLHLIQDIKHWSHPEAALILATLQAEDGEKQDAHDILKTMLSKLKACPEFYYRQHRHTANKADRMLLSLKKEL; this is translated from the coding sequence ATGTTTCACATTGTTGTACTTGCCACAACTGGTTTTTGGATGTATGCGATTTTTGATTGCATCCGAAACGATCCAGATCGAAATATTTGGATCTGGCTATTGCTCTTCTTTAACTATCTTGGTGCTGTCATTTATTTCGCGACGAGAATGCTACCGCGAATGGATACTTCTTCAGCTCCCAGTTACTTAAAACGCTGGACTAAAGGAAGGGAGTTGCGAGCAGCTGAAGCTGCAGTCGTTAATATTGGAAAATCCCACCAGTATGTTCAACTGGGTAACGTTTTGATAGAGATGAGCAAGGTGACTCAAGCAGAGGAAGCCTTTCAAGAAGCCATTTCGAAAGAGCCCAATCATCTCGATGCCCTATGGGGACTGGCGTCAGTGGCAGCATCGGCTAAACGGTGGGAGGATGCTCAAGCCTATCTCCAGCAGATTCTATCCCTAGATCCTGAATATAAACGGGGCGATGCATCCTTGCTGCTAGGTAAAGTTCTCGTCGCCAGTGAACAGCGAGAATTAGCAAAACTCCACCTTATTCAAGATATTAAACACTGGAGTCATCCTGAGGCAGCATTAATATTAGCTACACTTCAAGCAGAAGATGGTGAAAAACAAGATGCCCACGATATCTTGAAGACAATGCTGTCAAAACTGAAAGCTTGCCCTGAATTTTATTACAGACAGCATCGCCATACCGCTAATAAAGCAGACCGAATGCTCCTGAGCCTAAAGAAGGAACTCTAG
- the ribBA gene encoding bifunctional 3,4-dihydroxy-2-butanone-4-phosphate synthase/GTP cyclohydrolase II — protein MNPHDTPTDSFEFDSIEDALAEFKAGHAIVVVDDENRENEGDLICAAQFATPDMINFMAVEARGLICLAMTGERLDALELPLMVTNNTDMNQTAFTVSIDASPHLGVTTGISAEDRARTIQVAVNPDSLPTDLRRPGHIFPLRARPGGVLNRAGHTESAIDMTRLAGLYPAGVICEIQNPDGSMARLPELQDYAREHQLKIISIADLISYRLQHERFVHRETVAEMPTEFGQFQIYAYRNQLDHKEHVAIVKGDPKQFGQQPVMVRMHSECLTGDAIGSLRCDCRMQLQAALKMIENVGQGVVVYLRQEGRGIGLVNKLKAYSLQDMGLDTVEANEKLGFPADLRNYGVGAQILNDLGIQKLRLITNNPRKIAGLKGYGLEVADRVPLLIEANTYNTTYLNTKAEKLGHMLLQTYLLTIAIQWQDAPLDVTQRYDRLEKLRHLADNQHLLLQEEARPVGIALFEGPSLICHLGLDQPNVASADWYQQKGHPYLEAITHIFENLKQDSYVASVEFLISSGTDPLKNLQVKLDRKSIQADQLPLPLCHELGTQTIYSVNLG, from the coding sequence TTGAATCCCCACGACACGCCAACAGACTCTTTTGAATTTGACTCCATTGAAGACGCCCTTGCGGAGTTTAAAGCGGGACATGCCATTGTCGTGGTGGATGATGAGAATCGGGAAAATGAAGGCGACCTAATTTGTGCAGCTCAATTCGCCACCCCTGACATGATTAACTTTATGGCCGTGGAAGCGCGGGGGTTAATTTGCCTAGCCATGACGGGGGAGCGATTAGATGCATTAGAGCTGCCCCTGATGGTTACCAATAACACCGACATGAACCAAACGGCCTTTACCGTCAGTATCGATGCCTCTCCTCATTTAGGTGTCACAACCGGCATTTCAGCGGAAGACCGCGCCCGTACGATTCAAGTCGCCGTCAATCCCGATTCTTTACCCACAGATTTGCGACGACCTGGGCATATTTTTCCCTTGAGAGCCCGCCCTGGCGGTGTTTTAAACCGAGCAGGCCATACTGAATCGGCGATTGACATGACTCGGTTAGCAGGGTTATATCCAGCTGGTGTAATCTGTGAAATCCAAAATCCCGATGGATCCATGGCTCGACTGCCAGAACTTCAAGATTATGCCCGCGAACATCAGCTTAAAATCATCAGCATTGCCGATTTGATTAGCTATCGGCTTCAACATGAACGGTTTGTTCATCGAGAAACCGTTGCTGAGATGCCCACTGAGTTTGGCCAGTTTCAAATTTATGCTTACCGAAATCAGCTCGATCACAAAGAACATGTCGCTATCGTTAAAGGTGATCCAAAACAGTTTGGTCAACAGCCCGTAATGGTGCGGATGCACTCAGAATGCCTTACCGGAGATGCCATCGGCTCCCTCCGCTGTGACTGTCGTATGCAGCTCCAGGCCGCCCTCAAAATGATTGAGAATGTGGGGCAGGGCGTCGTAGTGTATTTAAGACAAGAAGGCCGTGGAATTGGTCTAGTCAATAAATTAAAGGCTTATTCCTTGCAAGATATGGGTCTAGATACCGTAGAGGCTAATGAGAAACTAGGGTTCCCAGCCGATCTCCGAAACTACGGTGTAGGGGCTCAAATCCTCAATGATCTGGGAATTCAAAAACTTCGTCTGATTACCAATAATCCCCGTAAGATTGCAGGGCTCAAAGGCTATGGATTAGAAGTTGCAGACCGAGTACCTTTGCTGATCGAGGCCAACACTTACAATACGACCTACTTAAACACGAAGGCAGAAAAGTTAGGTCATATGCTTTTGCAAACCTACCTGCTGACGATTGCTATTCAATGGCAAGATGCCCCCTTAGATGTGACTCAACGCTACGACCGTCTTGAAAAACTACGTCACTTGGCAGACAATCAGCATTTGTTGTTACAAGAAGAGGCACGTCCAGTCGGAATTGCACTGTTCGAAGGCCCCTCGTTAATTTGCCATTTGGGCTTAGATCAACCCAACGTTGCTTCGGCAGATTGGTACCAACAAAAAGGACACCCTTACCTGGAAGCCATTACTCATATCTTTGAAAATTTAAAACAAGATTCATATGTTGCTAGTGTTGAATTTTTGATTTCTTCTGGCACCGATCCGCTTAAGAATCTCCAAGTCAAATTAGATCGAAAAAGCATTCAGGCAGATCAATTACCTTTACCTCTATGTCACGAGTTGGGAACACAAACAATCTATAGCGTTAACCTAGGCTAA